In Streptomyces camelliae, the sequence AGCACCTCGTTCCATACGCCGAACACCTGCGACTGCTCCCAGCGTTCCAGGCGCGCCGCCCTCAGAACGACGACCCATGGGGTGGGGTCCTCCGGAGTGAGCTCGGCGGCCCGCAGACAGCTGTCGATCACCCCGGCCGCGTCCTCCAGGCTCCCCTGCGAGCGAGCTCGGGCAACCTCGCTCCATGCGTAGAGTACGAGTGCGTTCGCGTTGCGTGGCTCGCGCATGGCCCAGGAGCGAGGCAGACGCCATCCGGCCAGGAACTCCGCCAGGACGCCGATGCGGTGCGCCCGACGGTCCCAGTCGTCCGGTTCCCGCTCCAGCAGACGGGAGATCTGCGCCACGCACATGTCCGTCATACCGATCGTGCTTGCCCTCGTGGTCGCCAGCAGGTTCTTCATCAGCTTGCCCAGCTCCTGGTCGTCGAGTTCCGGGGCAAGGCGGGATCTTCTGCGACGACCTGAAAGAAAAGCCATGGCGGGAGGCTAAAGGGGATGAGGATCCACGCAAGACCTGAGCCAAGATCGTTATGAAAGGCACCGCCGTACCGGATGCCCTGACGACGACCCCGCAACGCGACGACATCGCCCTGCCCGTGACCCGCACCCAGGCGATGAGGGCGGCCGGGGCCTGTTCCTCGTCGCCCAGCCGGCCGACCTCTGGGGCACCCGTCACCTGCCCACGGGCAAGGTCAACCGGGCCGAGCAGTCGATCCCCGAAGCCCCGGCGGACACGGCGCACACGGCGGATCCGTGCTGACATCACGTGAGCACAATGAGCAGAAGGCGTTCTTACGAGCACAAGTGGCGTCCTTCGTCAAGGGGGCTGCTGTTCTGTCCGTTCCGCGCTTAGGGTCCCGCCGTGAGCACAGAAACGCGTCACCTTCGAACTACCGTGCGTGGCCAAGGCCGGCAGACCCCCGCCCCCGCGCCGGCACGGCATATCGAAGGTGGAGGGAACGCTTGCCTCCGCCTGTGCTGCCGCCATTGATCTTCACTGCTCCCTCTCGACGGGCGCCGCAGTCTTCGTTGGACGCCATGGGGCTCAGAACGCCGAACGGCCTTTGAGGCACCGCTCTCGTCTCCTGCCGCGCCCGGACCGACACGCTCTCCCGAATTTCTCGCAAGGACGTGAACCACCATGCGCAAGACCGCCAGATCGAAGACCGCCAGATGTTCGGCACTCTTCGCCACCGGCCTGCTCGCTCTGTCATCGCTCACCGCCTGTGGCAACGAGTCGGCCGGTTCCACACCCGACACCGGCGGCAGCACGGGCACGGGAGAGCCTGTCAAGATCATGGTCGGCGGCCTGAACAAAATCATCTACCTGCCCGCAGTGCTCACTCAGCAGCTCGGCTACTTCAAGGACGAAGGTCTGGACGTCCAGCTCATGGAAGAGCCCGCCGGTGTCGAGGCCCATACCCAGCTCCTCTCCGGCCAGGTCCAGGGAGTCGTCGGCTTCTACGACCACACCCTCGACCTCCAGGCGAAGGGCAAGGCCGTGGAGTCCGTGGTGCAGTTCGCAGAGGCGCCCGGTGAGGTGGAGGTGGTCTCCGACAGGGAAGCGGATGCCATCACCTCGCCCAGGGACTTCAAGGGCAAGAAGCTCGGCGTCACCGGCATCGGTTCCTCGACCGACTTCCTCACCCGGTACCTCGCGGTCAAGAACGGAGTGAAGCTGAGCGAGTTCAAGCGTGTCGCCGTCGGCGCCGGCCCGACGTTCACCTCAGCGCTCCGGAAGGGCACCATCGACGCCGGCATGACGACCGATCCGACCGTCGCGTCGATCATCGACAAGGGCGAGGGGCAGATACTCCTCGACATGCGTACGGTCGAGGGGACCGAGGAAGCGCTCGGC encodes:
- a CDS encoding ABC transporter substrate-binding protein; this translates as MRKTARSKTARCSALFATGLLALSSLTACGNESAGSTPDTGGSTGTGEPVKIMVGGLNKIIYLPAVLTQQLGYFKDEGLDVQLMEEPAGVEAHTQLLSGQVQGVVGFYDHTLDLQAKGKAVESVVQFAEAPGEVEVVSDREADAITSPRDFKGKKLGVTGIGSSTDFLTRYLAVKNGVKLSEFKRVAVGAGPTFTSALRKGTIDAGMTTDPTVASIIDKGEGQILLDMRTVEGTEEALGGSYPSSSLYMQTEWVNSHKEIVQKLANAFVKTLKWMSSHSPSEIADKMPADYAQGNGIVYAAAIQHALPMFTRDGVMPGDGPETVEKVLRAFDPDIANAHVDLSKTYTTEFVKNAAG